The following is a genomic window from Neosynechococcus sphagnicola sy1.
CGTGGCTGGGGTTCCGACCTGATACCAAACAGCGGGTTGGTGGGGATTTTCGCCGTAGCGCAACGCTTGAATTTGCTGACCGAAGAGGGTGAACTGTGACCGGAGGGCGACGGTGTCTTCTGGTTGACCTTGCAGGTAAGTGGCAATGGCTAAGTCATAACGGGCAGTATGGGCAAAGGCAGTCTGAGCACAGGCTTGGCGAAAAGCGAAGGAGATACTGCCCTGCTGTTGACGCTGTTCTTGTAGGTAGGCTGGGTACTGGTCTGGGCTACAGAGGACGGTTAAATGGGCAAAGTTTTTAGCCGCCGCTCGCAGCATCGCTGGCCCACCAATATCAATTTGTTCGACGGCGTCTGCCAGGGTGACATTGGGCTGGACAATGGTCTGTTCAAAGGGATAGAGATTGACCACCACCAAATCAATGGGTCGAATCTGGTTGTTTTCTAGATCGGTGAGATCCTGGGGGACATCCCGACGGGCAAGAATGCCCCCATGAATGCGAGGATGCAAGGTTTTGACCCGTCCCCCGAGAATTTCTGGAGAGCCGGTATAGTCGGCAACCTTGGTGACCGGTAGCCCAGCGGCTTTGAGGGTTTGGGCGGTACCCCCACTACTGATTAGATCAAAGCCAAATTCCTCAACCAAACTGTGGGCGAACTCAATCAGCCCTGTTTTATCCGATGTACTTAGCAGTGCCAGCCGTGCCATGAGATGTCTGTTGCCTATGAAATCAAGATCCCTTTATTAAGGTATCGCAGTCCCGCTCAGTCACAGGGCATTGTCCCAGCATCAATACTCATCGCTAGGGTGACGGATCTGCGGTTCGCTGCTCCTGAACATCTCCATGGCTGAAAACCTCAAGCTCTCCCTAGCCGCAATGTACTCCCCTGAGAACGGGATGCTCCTGCAACACCGCTCTCCCTCATCCTCAGAACCTTAACCTCAGTCGTTGTTGGATTTGAGACCTGACAACAGCGGGATAAATCGTGGCACCGGTCAACTCTTTACAGTGAACTCCCCAAACTTCACGGAATCCTTACGATCAGTAGGCATCAATTGAGACATTATATTCAGTAGTGCTGATCACACTTAAGTTCTACAGTTATCGCGAGGTGAGGTGGCGTTATGTTAGAAACATCATCATCCCTCCCACTCCAGCTCTTGGGTAGTGGGCAACTCTTGTCTCTGTCTCCTCACCATCAAGGTTGGTTGATCTTACAGAAGCCTTTTTATACTGAATTCGTCGGCCCGGGGGCTGCCATCGGTGGGAGTTTTGATGTGCAGTGCAAATCCATCTTCGCGATTGGAGATGTGCAATTTGTTGCCCCGACAACTCTTGCGGAAAAGAAGCAGGCATTTCAAGTCCGGATCAACTCGATCCAACTGCTTCATGAACTGATGCAAGAGATTTCTCCCCTGCAACGGGCGGTGTTGCTGGTTGAGCAACTTTGTTCCATGCTAGGCATCGGGCTAGCCCAAGAGATTCCCCATGAACTCGCAGCTCAGCTCATTGGGGTCATGCCCCACAATCTGGAGATTGCTTGGAATCACTACCTCAAATGCCAGTCCCTGAACATCCCTAGCGCCCTTGATCCCGTGCTTGCAGGAGAGTCAGCCTCAGTTAGCCCCCTGCGTCTAATCAAATCTTGATTGGCTAGAAAATATCGGCGGGGTCGGCAGCTTGGACTTTACGCACCGCGATCGCCCCAGAGATCAAACACATTAATACCGTCAGGCACATGACGGTAATGCTGCGATAGACGGTCATGGAAACAGGGAGAGAGGTGGCATTCCGGGTCAAGTCATAGAGACCCAAACAGAGGGCAAACCCAGGAATGTAGCCCAATATGGAGAGGATTAATGCCTCTTGAAAGACTACACTCAGCAAATAGAAACTGGTATAGCCCATGGCTTTGAGGGTGGCATATTCTGGGAGATGATCGGAGACATCGGTGTAGAGAATTTGATAGACAATCACCGTGCCGACAATGAAGCCCATCGCCGTGCCCAGACTAAAAATAAAGCCAATGGCGGTACTGGTTTCCCAATAGCTGCGCTCAAAGTTGATAAATTCCTGCCGTGACAAAATTCGCACATCCTGGGGGAGGGAACTGCGGAGGCGACTCAACACTTGGGTGACATCAGCACCGGGCTGTAGCCGCACCAGTCCCACATCAATCAACCCTTTGCGCCGCCGATCAAAGATGCGGAGAAAATTTAAATCACTGGTAATCAGGTTGCCGTCAGCCCCAAAGGAAGCACCGAGGGTAAAGGTGCCCCCCACCGTGACTCGGCGGCCACTAACCTCCGTGACCACGGAACCCCGGCGCTGGAGTAAGTCGGGAATGGGGCCAAACTCGGCTCTGGAGGCGGCATCAAAAAGAACGACATCCGAGAGTTTGATCTGGTCGAGATGGGCCTGAACCCCAGGAAGGTCAAATACCCGATCATCTGGGTCAATGCCAATCACCAATAACTGCCGAGGCCGACGATTTTCTGGATTGCGCCAGATGCCGAAGTCTAAATAGACGGGACTTACCGACTGCACCCCCGCAAACCCCAAGGCTTGGTATAACCGTCGCTGGGGGAAGCTCCGCATGGCGATGAGAGCGGTAGACTGGGGGCTGATGAAAAAGATATCTCCCTGAAGCTGTTCGTGGAGCCGCACGGCACTGATAAACAGGGCATCCCGGAACCCCAACTGCATAAACATCAGAATCACCGCAAAACCAATGCCTGCCAGGGCAATCAGCAATCGCATTTTTTCCCGGGTGAGCTGTAACCACGCTAAGGGAATTCCGAGAATGGTCATCGCAGGGGGGGTACGAATCACAACATCGACTTGGAGGTTGGTGAGGGCAGCAACCTTACGGCTATCCTGTAAGCGAATTCTGACTTCAACCACTCGGGTATCCGTATCGGCAGCCGGGTCGGTATTGAGAACATCATTCTTACGAATTTCGCGCCCAACTTCCGCCACAACGCCCTTGATCTCGCCGGAAAAGGCATGGCTGGTAATGGTGGCCTGCTGCCCCACCTGGACCCTGGCAATATCAGTCTCATAGACTTCAGCGACGACATACATCTGTTGAATGCTGCCAATTTCGGCAATGCCATCGTTGCCGACGATTTCTCCCGGTCGGGTGTGAATTTTCAGCACCTGCCCCACAATCGGCGATCGCACGTAGGCGGTGTCTAATTCAGCTTTGGCATGGTTGAGATTGGCGATCGCCACCTCAACCTCGGCCTCCGCCTGCTGCACATCCGTGGGTCGGACTTCGGCAACACTACTCAGGACTTTTTTGGCCTGTTCCAGTTGCTTCAGGGTCGTTTTCATGGCTAACTGTCGGCGATCGAGTTCGGAGGCAGAGGTGGCTCCATTTTCGTAGAGGCGTGCAAACCGTTCATATTCCCGTTGACTGGTTTGAAGTTCCGCTTCCCAGCGGGCAACCGCCGCTCGTTGGGCCAGGATATCCCCCTGCTTTGCCCCCGCCTGCACCTGGGCTAACCGACTTGCCGCTGCCTTCACTTGCGCCTTGGCTTGGAGCACCGCCGCTTGTAGGCGGTCTTCCGCATCCATGATCGCAATGATCTGATTGGCCTGGACATTACTACCTTCCTGGATCAGCAACCGGGTCATCCGGGCGGTGCCCAAGGTAGAGGGGGCTGCCACCCTAATTACTTTACTTTGGGGTTCAATCCGTCCCAAGGAGCTGATTGCATCCACAGGGGGTCGGGGGGGGATAACGTCGCCACCGTTGGGGTAGATGCCGCCTGGGGGCCCTGAAACCGTTGATAGACAACAAAACTCAAGGCCGCAGAACCTA
Proteins encoded in this region:
- the devC gene encoding ABC transporter permease DevC encodes the protein MAAPSTLGTARMTRLLIQEGSNVQANQIIAIMDAEDRLQAAVLQAKAQVKAAASRLAQVQAGAKQGDILAQRAAVARWEAELQTSQREYERFARLYENGATSASELDRRQLAMKTTLKQLEQAKKVLSSVAEVRPTDVQQAEAEVEVAIANLNHAKAELDTAYVRSPIVGQVLKIHTRPGEIVGNDGIAEIGSIQQMYVVAEVYETDIARVQVGQQATITSHAFSGEIKGVVAEVGREIRKNDVLNTDPAADTDTRVVEVRIRLQDSRKVAALTNLQVDVVIRTPPAMTILGIPLAWLQLTREKMRLLIALAGIGFAVILMFMQLGFRDALFISAVRLHEQLQGDIFFISPQSTALIAMRSFPQRRLYQALGFAGVQSVSPVYLDFGIWRNPENRRPRQLLVIGIDPDDRVFDLPGVQAHLDQIKLSDVVLFDAASRAEFGPIPDLLQRRGSVVTEVSGRRVTVGGTFTLGASFGADGNLITSDLNFLRIFDRRRKGLIDVGLVRLQPGADVTQVLSRLRSSLPQDVRILSRQEFINFERSYWETSTAIGFIFSLGTAMGFIVGTVIVYQILYTDVSDHLPEYATLKAMGYTSFYLLSVVFQEALILSILGYIPGFALCLGLYDLTRNATSLPVSMTVYRSITVMCLTVLMCLISGAIAVRKVQAADPADIF